Below is a genomic region from Deltaproteobacteria bacterium.
CCGGGTTCTACGAGGCGTTCGGCTTCCGCGCCGATCAGCCGGGCGAGCGGCGCGCCGACCATCTCGTGTGCGAACTGGAATTCCTCGCCGCGCTTCTGGTGATGGCGGAACGCTCGAAGGCCGAAGGCGAGCCCGAGCGGACCACCGTGACACAGACGGCTATCGACAGTTTCGTGTGGGAGCATCTCGGCGACTGGCTGCCGACGTTTTGCGAGCGGCTGTCGGCTACCGTGCCCGGCGGCGTGCTCGACGCGGCGGCCACGGCGCTTGGCCTTCTGTGGGACAGTCTTGTGCTCGCGCACAACTGGCCCGCGGGCGATTCCGCTGCGTTCGTCGCCGACGACGGCACGCCGTACGAGTGCCCGATGGCGACCGAGGAGCAGTGGACTCCGGTCGAGTTCGATCCGGGCGCGACGCATTCGTGAACACGCGACGAACAATCGCCGTCGCCAAAATCCGGCGGGTCGCCCGCCGCAAATCCGATGAAGGAGAGATGACATGACCCAGGGTTCGATTTCCAAATTCGTGATGACGATCGCCGTGGCGGTGGCCGTGGCGATGGCGGCGCAGTTCGCCTTCGGTCCCGTCGCCGACGCCGCCGGCCTGCTCGGCGACGCGGCCAAGGGCGCGGCTCCGTACAAGACCTACTGTTTCTCGTGCCACGGCGAAAAGGGCGACGGCAACGGTCCCGCCGGCGCGGCGCTCAATCCCAAACCGCGCGCCTTCACCGACAAGGCGTACATGTCCGGCCTGACCGACGAACAATTGCTGAAGGTCATCACGGACGGCGGCGCGGCGGTCGGCAAGTCGCCGCTCATGGCTCCGTGGAAGGGCACGCTCAAGGATCAGGAGATCAAGGACGTGGCCGCCTACGTTCGCGCGGTCGCGAAGTAATTCGAAATCAACACGAAATCCGAAGGCCGACCCTCGGGTCGGCCTTTATCGTCTACCCGCCGAACTGCACGCACCGCCGCGACAGCGACCCGTATTCCCATCCGGTGAAGGGGAACGATACGGCATCGCCGGAAGCCGCGCCCGCAGCCACGAGGATCGGTCGCAGGTGTTCCGCGGTCGGGTGCGCCAGGGCGATCGCCGGCGCAGTCCGGTCGTAGTCCATCAACGCGTCCCAGTCGCGCGATGCGAGCGTCTTTTCGATCCACGCGTCGAACTCGGCGGCCCAGCTCGGCGGGGGCTGCGTCTCGCTCCAGTCGATGCGTCCGAGATTGTGCACGAGATTGCCGCTGGCCATGATCCACGCGCCCTCGTCGCGCAGGGGAGCGAGCCGTTCGCCCAGTGCGAAGAGCATCGCGCCGCTCATCGCGCGCGGCATCGAGATTTGCAGCACGGGCACCGAAGCATCAGGGAACAGATGCATGAGCGGCGTCCACACGCCGTGATCGAGCCCCCGCGTGTCGTGTCGGACGGGCTCGCCGCCCACGATCGCCGCGACGCGCCGGGCGAGTTCCGGTGCGGCGGGCGCGGGATACTCGATCTGGTAGAGCTTCTC
It encodes:
- a CDS encoding molecular chaperone TorD family protein, with the protein product MTEAVFNNLAPLAQSDLLGVLADAFTTPVAAHALRETKPDDLRALVETAGFAGAEGLVAAIDELHARVSAASLDQIEAEHARAFWAQSDCPPYESAFVRRDKGAILGDIAGFYEAFGFRADQPGERRADHLVCELEFLAALLVMAERSKAEGEPERTTVTQTAIDSFVWEHLGDWLPTFCERLSATVPGGVLDAAATALGLLWDSLVLAHNWPAGDSAAFVADDGTPYECPMATEEQWTPVEFDPGATHS
- a CDS encoding cytochrome c; protein product: MTQGSISKFVMTIAVAVAVAMAAQFAFGPVADAAGLLGDAAKGAAPYKTYCFSCHGEKGDGNGPAGAALNPKPRAFTDKAYMSGLTDEQLLKVITDGGAAVGKSPLMAPWKGTLKDQEIKDVAAYVRAVAK
- a CDS encoding dioxygenase codes for the protein MAEISARFPVGFVAHGAPQLALDPVKGAPLRAWGERLPRPTAILAVSAHWEDAPVTLGAAEPAPLVYDFHGFPEKLYQIEYPAPAAPELARRVAAIVGGEPVRHDTRGLDHGVWTPLMHLFPDASVPVLQISMPRAMSGAMLFALGERLAPLRDEGAWIMASGNLVHNLGRIDWSETQPPPSWAAEFDAWIEKTLASRDWDALMDYDRTAPAIALAHPTAEHLRPILVAAGAASGDAVSFPFTGWEYGSLSRRCVQFGG